From one Micromonospora siamensis genomic stretch:
- a CDS encoding SDR family oxidoreductase, translating to MGDSAGSKIILITGASSGIGAATARRLAADGHHVVLGARRVDRLAVLVDELRAAGGAAEHHELDVTSRDSVRSFVEGAHDRHGRVDVLVNNAGVMALSTLDALRVDEWEQMVDVNLRGTLYGIAAALPLMRARGTGHIVNIGSTAAYRVDPTAAVYCATKYAVRALTEGLRQESRAVRVTLVSPGYTHSELTERGGDPQVRAAAHAAAEELGMPASAVADAIAQAISQPDSVDVNEIVMRSTAQG from the coding sequence GTGGGAGACAGTGCCGGCTCGAAGATCATTCTCATCACCGGTGCGAGCAGCGGCATCGGGGCGGCGACCGCCCGCCGGTTGGCCGCCGACGGCCATCACGTCGTGCTCGGCGCCCGGCGCGTCGACCGGCTGGCCGTACTCGTCGACGAACTGCGCGCCGCCGGTGGCGCCGCCGAACACCATGAGCTCGACGTCACGAGCCGGGACAGCGTGCGCTCCTTCGTCGAGGGCGCCCACGACCGGCACGGCCGCGTCGACGTCCTGGTCAACAACGCCGGCGTGATGGCCCTGTCCACCCTCGACGCGCTGCGGGTCGACGAGTGGGAGCAGATGGTCGACGTGAACCTGCGCGGCACCCTGTACGGCATCGCCGCCGCGCTGCCACTGATGCGGGCGCGCGGCACGGGGCACATCGTCAACATCGGCTCCACCGCCGCCTACCGTGTCGACCCGACCGCCGCGGTCTACTGCGCCACCAAGTACGCGGTCCGGGCCCTCACCGAAGGGTTGCGCCAGGAGAGCCGGGCCGTCCGGGTGACCCTGGTCAGCCCCGGCTACACCCACTCGGAACTCACCGAACGGGGTGGCGACCCTCAGGTGCGGGCCGCCGCCCACGCGGCGGCCGAGGAACTGGGAATGCCGGCGTCGGCCGTCGCCGACGCGATCGCCCAGGCGATCTCCCAGCCCGACAGCGTCGACGTCAACGAGATCGTCATGCGGTCCACCGCACAGGGCTGA